The Chaetodon trifascialis isolate fChaTrf1 chromosome 16, fChaTrf1.hap1, whole genome shotgun sequence genome includes a region encoding these proteins:
- the LOC139344861 gene encoding 15-hydroxyprostaglandin dehydrogenase [NAD(+)]-like isoform X2, with product MALNGKVAVVTGAAMGIGKAITEMLLQNGAKVALLDVNETAGKDFMEALEKQYGQERTLFMICNVESEEQLKAAFQKTAETFGGIDILCNNAGILNESAWEKTVSINLMGTIRGTYLALEHMSKLSGGRGGVIVNTASLAAKLGQYCQLVDATQQLVEKIGISTVDEVAESLLELLTDETKNGEALLVFQQKRQYATFPSLI from the exons ATGGCTTTAAACGGCAAAGTCGCGGTCGTGACCGGAGCAGCAATGGGAATAGGGAAAGCGATTACGGAGATGCTCCTGCAGAACGGTGCCAAG gTCGCCCTCCTGGATGTGAATGAAACTGCAGGGAAGGATTTCATGGAAGCCCTGGAGAAACAGTACGGGCAAGAGAGAACTCTGTTCATGATTTGTAATGTTGAATCAGAGGAGCAGTTAaaag CTGCATTTCAGAAAACCGCAGAAACATTTGGAGGAATAGACATCCTGTGCAACAACGCCGGCATCCTGAACGAGAGTGCGTGGGAGAAAACTGTCTCCATAAACCTC ATGGGCACTATAAGAGGAACTTACCTGGCTCTGGAGCACATGAGCAAGCTGAGCGGAGGCCGGGGAGGGGTCATCGTCAACACGGCATCCCTGGCAG CCAAACTGGGGCAGTACTGCCAGCTGGTTGATGCAACCCAACAATTAGTAGAAAAGATTGGGATATCAAC tgtggaTGAGGTAGCAGAGTCCCTCCTCGAGCTGCTGACGGATGAGACGAAGAATGGAGAGGCGCTGCTGGTGTTCCAGCAAAAAAGACAATATGCAACATTTCCTTCATTGATTTAG
- the LOC139344861 gene encoding 15-hydroxyprostaglandin dehydrogenase [NAD(+)]-like isoform X1 has translation MALNGKVAVVTGAAMGIGKAITEMLLQNGAKVALLDVNETAGKDFMEALEKQYGQERTLFMICNVESEEQLKAAFQKTAETFGGIDILCNNAGILNESAWEKTVSINLMGTIRGTYLALEHMSKLSGGRGGVIVNTASLAGVGPLMSCPVYTATKHGVVGFTRTMAAISVASGYGIRVNALCPGFVQTELFSCITAKLGQYCQLVDATQQLVEKIGISTVDEVAESLLELLTDETKNGEALLVFQQKRQYATFPSLI, from the exons ATGGCTTTAAACGGCAAAGTCGCGGTCGTGACCGGAGCAGCAATGGGAATAGGGAAAGCGATTACGGAGATGCTCCTGCAGAACGGTGCCAAG gTCGCCCTCCTGGATGTGAATGAAACTGCAGGGAAGGATTTCATGGAAGCCCTGGAGAAACAGTACGGGCAAGAGAGAACTCTGTTCATGATTTGTAATGTTGAATCAGAGGAGCAGTTAaaag CTGCATTTCAGAAAACCGCAGAAACATTTGGAGGAATAGACATCCTGTGCAACAACGCCGGCATCCTGAACGAGAGTGCGTGGGAGAAAACTGTCTCCATAAACCTC ATGGGCACTATAAGAGGAACTTACCTGGCTCTGGAGCACATGAGCAAGCTGAGCGGAGGCCGGGGAGGGGTCATCGTCAACACGGCATCCCTGGCAG GTGTCGGTCCTCTAATGAGCTGCCCTGTCTACACAGCCACAAAGCACGGAGTGGTCGGCTTCACTCGAACCATGGCG GCTATCTCTGTGGCATCAGGCTATGGTATACGAGTCAACGCCCTTTGCCCAGGTTTCGTCCAGACTGAGCTTTTTTCCTGCATTACAGCCAAACTGGGGCAGTACTGCCAGCTGGTTGATGCAACCCAACAATTAGTAGAAAAGATTGGGATATCAAC tgtggaTGAGGTAGCAGAGTCCCTCCTCGAGCTGCTGACGGATGAGACGAAGAATGGAGAGGCGCTGCTGGTGTTCCAGCAAAAAAGACAATATGCAACATTTCCTTCATTGATTTAG